In the Bacteroidia bacterium genome, one interval contains:
- a CDS encoding S-adenosylmethionine decarboxylase yields the protein MPKNKKIKYKFEPQGKTINTTLSESHATVHTYPEHGYIYTELMTCGDIDTKEFITGMLEHFQPVFGTLRILDRSYE from the coding sequence GTGCCAAAAAATAAAAAAATTAAATATAAATTTGAGCCGCAAGGGAAAACAATTAATACCACCCTAAGCGAAAGCCATGCGACTGTTCACACTTATCCGGAGCACGGTTATATATATACAGAACTTATGACTTGCGGTGATATTGACACGAAGGAATTCATCACCGGAATGCTGGAACATTTCCAACCGGTGTTCGGTACATTGCG